Within the Tautonia marina genome, the region AGCGCGCACGATGATCGGGACCCGGAACCTCGGGCGCACCACGGCCAGCAACGCGCGGGGGATCACCTCCGAGGGGAACTCTCCCCCCGGTCTCCCGTTCCATCGCTCGGGAAGACCGACCGCGCAGAATCGAGAATGAATTCTCGTTATCAAAATGAAGCCGAACTGCTTCGTTGTCAAGGGGGGAGTGCGGGAGGGGTGAGAAGGGTTCGGGAGCGGTGTGAGCGATCCGAGCGTTGGCGATTGTTCGCTGGCTCGGTTGCCTTCTGTACAGAACGGCAGTAAAATTCGTCCGTACACTTGGGGCTCAGGTACGAGGGACCGGGACGAGTCCGGCCGACTCCTCTGTGACGGAGGGAGCGACGATGGAGCTTGCGATCGCGGAACCGGAGCAGGGGATGCTCGGTCGATCGGTGCCGATGCCGAGCGTGCGGCAGGTCCGACGGCGGGGGCCCTTGTTGCGACCGGCTCGGGGAGGGGTGCAGGAGTCGGGGCTTTATGGATTCGACCTGACGGCCGGGTGCGCGATGGGGTGCGCGTTCTGCTTCGTGAAGGGGACGGTGCGCGATCCAGGGCCGGGGCGGTTGCTGTTCGATCCGGGGGTGGTTGAGGCGATCGGCCCGGCGATTGAGGCGCTCGACGTGCCGCCGAAACGGGTGGTGTTGAGCCCGAGTAGTGATCCGCTGCCGCCGATCCGGGAGATTCGGTCGGCAACGCTCCGGATCATCGAGCAATTGCTTGAGCGGGGGATCGAGGTCGTTTTGATGACCCGAGGGCGTGTGACGCGGGACCTGGCGCGGTTGCTCGGGTCGGCTCCGGATCGGGTGCGGGTGGCGGTGGGTGTGACGACGCTCGGCCGATCCCTGAGCCGGGCGCTGGAGCCGATGGCCCCCCTGGGGCCTCGCCGGCTGAAGGGGATCGAATGCCTGATCGAGGCCGGGGTTCCGGTTGAGGCCCGGATTGAGCCGTTGATCCCCGGCCTGACCGAAACGAGGGAGAATCTCCGGCCGTTGCTCCGGGAACTGGGGAAAATCGGCGTCCGCGAGGCGATGGCGCACTACGCCTTCTTGCAACCGGCGGTGATCCCCTCACTTCGGGAGGCACTGACGCCGCTTGGTCATGCCGAGCGTCTGGTGGACCTTTACGAAGGGGGGCCGGTGTTTTCGGTCGGCGAGGCCGGAGCGACGAAGCACGTGCCGCTCGATGCGCGTCGGGAAGGCTTGGCGCGGGTCATTGCCTGGGGGGCCGAGTTCGGATTGATCGTGACGACGGGCTCTGCCCAGAATCCGGACCTGCCCCGGCTGGATGCCGCAACGCCCAGGGGAGAGGATTCTGGACCGAATCCTCGATCACCTGAACGCAAGAAACCCATCCGAGAACCGGCCACGGTATAACGCGCGGCCGGTCAGCCGAGGCGGGCCAGATCATCCCAGAAGCCTGGGTAGGTCTTGGCCACGCAACCGGGGTCGAGGATCGTCACCCCCTTGGCCTTCAGGCCGACGAGGGCGAAGGACATGGCCATCCGGTGGTCGTCGTAGGTCTGGATGCGGGCGGGGGTGATGGTTGACGGTGGGAAGATCATCAGGCCGTCGGGCTGCTCGTCCACCTCGGCACCGAGCTTGCGCAGTTCGGCGGCGAGGGCGGCGATGCGGTCGGTTTCCTTGTGCCGGATGTGGGCGATGTTGCGGATCCGGGTCGGCCCGTCGGCGAAGAGGGCGACGGCGGCGAGGGTCATCACCGTGTCGCTGATGGCGTTCATGTCCACGTCGATCCCGACGAGCGGCGCGTTGCCGGTGACGGTGATCGACGACTTCGACCGCTCGACGGTGCAGCCCATGTGCTCCAGGAGGTCGACGAAGCCGACGTCCCCCTGGATGCTCTCGGTCCCGAGCCCCTCGACGGTGATCGACCCGCCGGTGATCGCCGCCGCGGCGAAGAAGTAGCTGGCGGCCGAGGCGTCGGGCTCGATCGCGTAGGATCGGGCCGAGTAGGGGGCCGGCTCGACGTTGAACCGCTTGAAGTCGCGGTTGCTGATCCGACGACCGAATGCGGCCATCACCTCCATCGTCATGGCGATGTACGGCTTCGAGACGAGCGTGCCCATCACCTCCACCGTCGTCGGCCCCTTGGCGCAGGGCAGGGCCATCAGCAGGCCGCTGAGGAACTGGCTCGACACGTCCCCCCGGACCTCGGCATAGCCGCCGTCGAGCCCGTCGGCCTGGACGATCACGGGCGGGCAACCGTTGTCGAACTCGCTCCGGGCATCGGCCCCGAGGCGGTTGAGCGCCAGCAGCAAATCGGCCACCGGACGCTCGCGCATCCGGGGGACGCCATCGAGCCGGTACGTCCCCCGGGTCACGCAGACCATTGCCGTCAGGAACCGCAAGGTCGTCCCCGAGTTCCCGACGAACAGATCGGCCGATTCGGCCGGCAGGTGCCGCCCCCGGCCTTCGATGACGATCGTGGCCGAGGCGGGATCGTGCTCGACGCTCAGGCCCAGTCGGCGAAGGCTCTCGATCATCACCCGCGTGTCGTCGCTGTCGAGGGCGCCGGTCAGGGTGCTCCGGCCTCGGGCCAGCCCGGCGACCACGAGCGCCCGATTCGTCAGGCTTTTCGACCCCGGCACCCGGACGGTTGCCTTCGGGGGGGAGGGCAGGGGGGTGACGGTCACTTCGGCGGGGTAGTCCGGCATGGGAGGGGGCTCGGGCGGTCGGTGCTCTTGCGATCGGGTCGTGACGATGCCGGCGGGCTACCGGCTTCCTCCCCATCATACCTCAGACCCGCCCCCACCGCGGCGCCTGCTCCGGAGACCTGCCCCTGTTCTTGAGAAGGATAATTGAGTTCCTCAGAGGCGACCCAGTCCATATGGCGTTAATCATGTCTCTCCTGTCCCGTCATCAGAGGTTTTCGGCGTGTGGTCAGCCCCAGAGTTGAGGTTCATCAATGAAATGCTCGCCCCTTCCTCTCACGGACAATACGATCGCGTGACCGCCGAAAAGCCCAGCGTCGTTGTAGTAGAGCGTAGCAACTCGATCTTCCAGAATGCTGACCCCTGACATGCTAATGGCTTCTTGAAATCCCTCTTTTGTGATCACTTCGTCGATTTCCTCGTCGTACCAACCACTTTTCCAGCCCTCGAACATATGATCTGCAATAAAGGCTCGAATGGAAGGTTCGTTGATCACAATCCAACTGACACAATCCCGGATTTCCGTTAAGCCCTGATGTTCCAAAGGTAGACGGCTGTCCTCAGGGGTAATGCCAACTCGGACTGACTTTCCGCTCGGAACGGTGAACGCAAAGACCCATTCTCCACGGACGGCATCCCATCTCAGCCTCCCCAGGACAGGATCATCGATAGCCTCGTGCTCGGACATCGGATGCCCTCTCTGATTTAAGAGGTGTCGAAGGTCAGATCGGGTGCGGACCGAAAGTCATCAATTGCCGAGCACGGCTTGCCTTTGGCTGAAACCTTTGCGTCATTAGCGCTTCGTCGAAGAGGTGGAAGGCAGAGTAGCCGCCAGGCGATTGCGAACCTCGTCCGGCGTCAATCCGGAGATCAAGAACCGCTTCTGGCGGCTCGTCGGGCCGGACAGAAGGACAATTGCGGACGGCTTGCAACCAACCACCTCGGCCAGCAAGGTCGCCAGGGCAGCATTCGCCTTGCCCTTATCCGGAGGGGCGGAGACGGCGAGGCGGAGGGCACCGTTGCGCTCGCCGAGGACGCCGGGACGCTTCGCGCCGGGCTGGGCGACGACGGGGATGACGGTGCCATCGGCGTGGGCCGTCAGGGTGATCACGGCGCGTCGAGCCCCTCGAACAGGGCCGAGCCGACGCGGACGAGCGTGGCCCCTTCCTCGATGCCGGCCTCGAAGTCGCCGGACATGCCCATCGAAAGCTCGGGGAGGTCGAGGCCGGTGCGTGAGCGCATCTGGTCGCGCAGGTCGCGGAGCAGGGCGAAGGTGGGGCGGGCCTCCTCGTTGGTCGTGTCGTAGCCGGCCATCGTCATCAGGCCGACGATCGGGACGCGAGCACAGGAGGCGATGGCCTCGGCCTCGGCGAGCATCGCCTCGGGAGACCAGCCGTGCTTGGCCTCCTCGCCCGAGCAATTGGCCTGGAGCAGGACGGCGGGGGGAGACTCTAGGGCGTCGATCAGGCGGAGCAGCTTGAGCGAGTCGACGCTGTGGATCAGGTGGACCATCGCCGCGGTGCGCTTGGCCTTGTTCGTTTGCAGGTGGCCGATCAGGTGCCAGCGGACGGGCTGATCGGCCAGCGCCTCGACCTTCTTCCAGAGCTCCTGGGGGAAGTTCTCGCCCAGGTCGAGCTGCCCGTGGGCGATGAGCGGCAGGATCCGCTCGGGCGGGTTCTTCTTCGTGACCGCGACCAGCCGGACGGCATCGGGGGCGCGGCCCGATCGGCGGGCGGCCTCGGCGATCCGACCGCGGACGCGGTCCAGGTTCTCTCGAATGCGATCCTCAATCATGCTCCCAGTGTACCGAGGGGACGTCGTCCGACAAGCGGTCAATCCGGTGGTGCCTCCCCACAGGAAACGGCCGCCGAATCCAGAGGCAAGACTGCGCGCGAAGCGTGCATTTCGGAGCACAAGCCAAGGAGAGCCCCGAAGGATGGAGGAACCGAGGGCAACTCTCGGTCGAATTTTTTTCCGATCGCAAGTGGTTGAGCCAACGAGCTTAGCGCATCACGGAGCGGGGAAGCCCAATGCGATGGCGGGTCACGCGCGCCGCTTTGGCACTCAGGTTGCTTTCTCTTTTCCACATCAAAGGCACGAGCCAACGCGGAATGCATCGGGCTTGTGAGTCCTTCTCATTGACAAGCAATCACCCCACCCCTTGGCGACGACCGGCTTCGATCGGTCAACCGCCAAAGGGCGAGCGGGTTGCCTCGCACGACCCCCCCGCTCGCCCTGTCTTACACCGATTCTTCCCTGGAAGCGCATGAAACGCTCGGGGAGAGTCACCAACCTGAGCTGGTCGGGGTCTCCCTCCTTGAGCTATGGGAGAGGTGGTTCGAGGAGGCGAACCCCGGCCGGCTTATTCAAAACGGCCCGATTGATCGGACTTCGGTCCTTTCGATCGGGCCGTTTTTGATTGTTCAGGGGGCGATTCGTTTCCGCCCTGGTTCCCCGGCTCAACACCCAGGCGGATCATCCCGAGGCCAGGTCGATCAGCCGGACGCCGTCCTTGAGGGAATCGACCGTGACCGGCTCGGTCGCAGGAAAGAGGCAGTAGGCCGGATAGGGGCCGGTGCCGTCGATGATGAGCTGGCGGTGGTTGGCCACGCGGAAGCTGTCGTCGCAGGGCTGGTGCCCGGTGATGAAGCAGTCGGCATCGACCAAGGCGGCGAAGCGGTCGGCCGTCTCGGGGCGGTCGTCGCGTCCCCAGGTCATTGCATACACGGCCCCGCCGCGCTGCATGGAGGAGGGGGGCCAGACGCCCGTATGCAAGGGTTCGAGGTCGAGATCGTCGAGCATCTTGCCGTCGGGCAGGGTGTGGCAGAGCATCACCCGGTTCGGGCATCGGACGGCCAGCGGGAGGGAGCGAAAGAGGTCGTGGTAGGCCTCGATGATGGTGTCGGCCATCGGGCCGTAGGCCGTCTCGACCCCGGCCCGGAACAGGGCATTGAGCGCCACGCCGTTCTTGGCAATCGGTCGGTTGGTCAGTTCCGAGAGTTCGTGATTGCCCAAAATCAGGTGCACGCGCTCAGGAAACTGGCACTTGAGGGCCGCGACCAGATCGACCAGTTGATGCGACCGGTCTCCCCCCTCGTCCGGGTAGAAGCTGTCGCCGTGCACGAGTTCTTGCAGGACGAGATGGCGCTTCGGGTGGGTCTTCAGATCGGCGACGGCCAGGACCTTGCGGAAGGCGATCAGGTTGCCGTGCAGATCGCCGACGACCATGACGTCATCGACCGACTCGGGAGGGATCGCCACCACGCTCCCGACCCTGCCGGGAGTGGCCCGAGAGAGCATTGCCGCGCGGCGGATCAAGGGAAGAACGCGTTGCGGGTCGGGCATCAGATCGACTCGGTCGTGCCGGTGGGGGGTGAGGGTTCGGTGCGAAGGGGAAGGGCCGTTCGTCGGCCATCGATGGCGAAAGGTCCCTGAGCCCCCTCCCCCGCACACGCGGGAGCCGGTGGCCAAAGGCCGGATGAAGAAGGTTCCTGAACGAACGCCACGCCTTGCGATCTGGCCGAAGACCCCTCACCCCGGCCCTCTCCCCGCGAGCGGGGAGAGGGAGGCAGATTCAACCCTTGCCCCCGCAAGCGGGGGAGAAGGTGGTCGAAGGCCGGATGAGGGGGGCCGAGGCGTGATCGAACCAAGACGAACAAGCGGAAACCGTTCTAGCTATTATACTCCAGGGCCTCTTCCCAGTGCTCGTAAAGGGCCTTGATCGATTCGGCCAGCTCGTCGTAACGTTCCTGAGCGGCCCGAGCGCGATCGGCGTCTTTCCAGGTTTCGGAAAGGCCGAGGGCGTGTTCGAGTTCGCCCATCTCGGCCTCGACCTCGGCGATCTCGCGCTCGATGTCGGCGGCCTTGCGATAGGGGTACTTTTTCTTTTTCTTTCCCTTCGGAGGGGTGTCGGCCGATCGAGTCGCCGTGGAGGAGCCGCCCCCTTTGGCTGAGCCATTGCGGTCGTCGGCGGCGCGCTGACGGGCGGCGAGGGTCTCGGCCTCCTGATCGAGCATCCGGCGGTAGACCTCGTAATCCCCCTCGACCACCCGGGCGCGGCCGCCATCGACCACGATGAGCCGGTCGGCCACCTGGTTGAGAAAATAGCGGTCGTGGCTGACGACGAGGACAGTTCCTTCGAACTCCCGGATCGTCCGCTCCAGGGCGTCGCACGACCAGATGTCGAGGTGGTTTGTCGGCTCGTCCATCACCAGCAGGTTCGCCCCCGTGGCCGCCAGTCGGGCCAGGGCGGCCTTGCCCTTCTCGCCGCCGGAGAGCTTGCCGACGGTTTGCAAGGCCAGGTCTCCTGAGAGGCCGAACTTGCCGAGCAGGTCGCGGACATCCTGCATGACCCAGGATGGGTCATCATCGGGCCAGACAGCGCGGAGGACGGGGGTGTCGGCCGGAAGGGATTCGAGCCCCTGGTCGTAGTAGCCGACCGTGACCTTGTGGCCGAGCTTGACCTCCCCTTCGTCGGGCTTGATGCGGCCGATGAGGGTCTTGATGAGCGTGGACTTGCCCGCGCCGTTCGGCCCCATGATGGCGACACACTGGCCGCGCTGGACCTGGAGGTTCAAGTGGCTGAACAAGGGTTTGTCGTATGACTTACCCAGGTCCTTGGCCTCGATCACCACGTCTCCGGAGCGGACGACCTCATCGAAGCCCATCGGTGGGCCGGTGATGTTCCGCATCAGCTCGATATCTTCCGACATGACCCGTTCGAGCTTCTTCGCCTTGTCCTTGGCCTGGGTGGCCCGGGTGCCGGCGGAGAACTTGTCGATGAATTTCTGGAGGTGGGCGGCCTGCTCGGCCTGCTTCTCGGCGCGTCGTTCAAGGATCTTGGCCCGTTCCTCGCGGAGTTTCCAGTACTGGGAATAATTGCCGGGATAGGCGTCGACCCGCCCCTGGAACAGTTCCCAGATCTTCGTCACGGTCGCGTCGAGGAAGTAGCGGTCGTGGCTGACGATCACCATGCCGGTCGGCTGCCTCGACAGGTAGGCTTCGAGCCAGGAGACGGTGGCCACGTCGAGGTGGTTCGTCGGCTCGTCCAGAAGCATCAAATCGGGGCTTTCGAGCAGGAGCCGGGCCAGCATCAATCGCGATTGCTGCCCCCCGGAGAAGGTGCCGGCGGGGCGATGGAACTCCTCTGTTTTGAATCCAAGGCCGGAGACGATCTCCTCGACCCGGTGCTCGATGGCGTAGGCGTCCTGGTGTTCGAGCTGGTCCTGCAAATCGGTGTAGCGTCGGGACGCACGTTCGCGGTCGGCGTCGTCGTCAGCCTCGGCCATCTCTCGGGCGGCTTCTTCGAGTTCGTCCTGCAGTTCGAGCAAGGAGGCAAGGCCGGATCGGGCCACCTCGAACAGGGTTTTGTTCGGGTCGAAGTCGGGCTGTTGCTTCAGAAGGCTGACACGGATGCCTTGCCTGATGTTCAAACGGCCCATGTCGGGCTGATCAATGCCGGCGAGCAGGCGCATGAGGGTGGTCTTGCCCGCGCCGTTCGGCCCGACCAGGCCGATCCGCTCTCCGGCCCGGATTTCGAACGCAAGATCGGTGAAGATCGGGTCGCCGGTGTACTGGCGGCCGAGTCCGGAGGCGGAAGCGAGGATCATGAGTGGTCCGGGGGGGCAGGAGCGTTTGGGGTCGGTTCGGCTGTCGGCTGGGGGACGATCGCGGCGGCCCAGGCGGCGTCTTCGGGGCCGAGGGGGGGCTCGGGGCGGCCGTCGTAGATGTCGTAATGGTATCCGGCCGCGTCATAAATGCGATGCAAGATTCGCTGGAGGTCGAGCCGGGCGTCGGGATCAGGGGGCCGCGATCAAACGGTCAAGTCGAGCAGATTGGCCCTAGGTGTTGAGTCCGCAGGGCAAGGGACCTCAAGTCACATCATCGCCGAGGGTTCGCTTCGATCGCAACATGTGATGATAATGCTGGGCGAAGCGGTGCGACTCGTCGCGGACATATTGCAGCAGGCGGAGTGCGAACGATCGGCGGGAGAGGACGATGGGGTCGGGCCGGCCGGGGACGTAGATTTCTTCCGCCTGCTTGGCGAGGGAGATGAGCGTGGGGACCTCGACGCCGAGGGCCTTGAAGGCGTCGAGCGCGGCGTTGAGCTGCCCCTTGCCGCCGTCGATGAGGAAGATGTCGGGGAAAGGCTCGTCCCGTTCCTGAAGCCCCTGGATGCGGCGGGAGACGACCTCGCGGATCGAGGCGTAGTCATCGACTCCCTTGACGCTCTTGATCTTGTAGCGCCGATAGCCGGGCTTGAAGGGGAGGCCGTCGATGAAGGTGACGAGCGAGCCGACCGTCTCGGTGCCGCCGAGGTGGGCGATGTCGACGCCGTGAATCGTGCGGGGGGTGGTCGGGAGGTTCAGGACCTTCTGCAAGCCGCGGAGCCCCTTCTTTGGATCCTGGTAGAAGACCTCGGGTTGGGCGTGGTCTTCGAGATTCCCGCGGAGGTTGAGGTTCTGCAGGGCTTTCAGCTCATCGCGCAATCGGGCGGCCTTCTCGAACTGGAGGGCCTTGCTGGCCTCCTTCATCTCGTCTTCCATCTCGCGGAGGACGACGTCCTTCTTGCCTTCGAGAAAGAGGCGGAGGCGGCGGATGTCTTTTTTATAGGTTTCCTTGTCGATTCGGAGGTTGCAGGGGGCGGTGCACTGGTTGATCGAGTGCAGGAGGCAGGGACGGAACCATCGCCACCTTGGATCATCTTCATCAATGTCGAGCGAGCAGGTGCGGAATTTGAAAATGCGTTGAAGCACCTGAATGGCCCCGCGAAGCCCTTTGGCGCGGGGGAAGGGTCCGTAGAGCTTCACGCCGCGGTCGCGGGGTTCTCGGGTGAAGTTGACGCGGGGAAAGTCCTCGCCGGTGGTGATCTGGAGGTAGGGGAAGCTCTTGTCGTCCTTCAGGTCGGCGTTGTGCCTCGGCTGGATGTCCTTGATCAACCGGGCTTCCATGAGCAGGGCATCGACCTCGCTGTCGGCGTCGAGGTGGTCGAGATCCACCACCTCGCCGATCCAGTCGCGGATCCGAGGGTCGGTCTCGGCCCCCTTGACGAAGTAGGAGCCGACCCGGCTGCGCAGATTCTTGGCCTTGCCGATGTAAATGACGCGCCCCTGCGCGTCCTTCATCAGATAGACGCCGGGCGTTTTCGGCAGGGCTCGGATTTTGGCGCGCAGCGCAGAGGTTCCCTCCTCGGCAGGAGCGGTCTTCTTCGAGGAGGAGTTGGCGTCGGTTGTCGGCGAGGGGTCGGGCATGGCAAGGTCGCTCCGCGACGTGTTCCCCCTCGCAACTCCTGAACATGGGCGGCGATGAAGGGCAGGGGGGCTCCTCGTTATTGTTCGTCGGGAGGCAACTCCCGAAGCATCACGCATGCGAGAATCGGGCCTCGGCGGAGTTCCTCCAGCAGGTCGCTTGAAGGAACCCGGCCGGCTCGATCGGAAGGGGCC harbors:
- a CDS encoding SPL family radical SAM protein, producing MELAIAEPEQGMLGRSVPMPSVRQVRRRGPLLRPARGGVQESGLYGFDLTAGCAMGCAFCFVKGTVRDPGPGRLLFDPGVVEAIGPAIEALDVPPKRVVLSPSSDPLPPIREIRSATLRIIEQLLERGIEVVLMTRGRVTRDLARLLGSAPDRVRVAVGVTTLGRSLSRALEPMAPLGPRRLKGIECLIEAGVPVEARIEPLIPGLTETRENLRPLLRELGKIGVREAMAHYAFLQPAVIPSLREALTPLGHAERLVDLYEGGPVFSVGEAGATKHVPLDARREGLARVIAWGAEFGLIVTTGSAQNPDLPRLDAATPRGEDSGPNPRSPERKKPIREPATV
- the aroA gene encoding 3-phosphoshikimate 1-carboxyvinyltransferase; amino-acid sequence: MPDYPAEVTVTPLPSPPKATVRVPGSKSLTNRALVVAGLARGRSTLTGALDSDDTRVMIESLRRLGLSVEHDPASATIVIEGRGRHLPAESADLFVGNSGTTLRFLTAMVCVTRGTYRLDGVPRMRERPVADLLLALNRLGADARSEFDNGCPPVIVQADGLDGGYAEVRGDVSSQFLSGLLMALPCAKGPTTVEVMGTLVSKPYIAMTMEVMAAFGRRISNRDFKRFNVEPAPYSARSYAIEPDASAASYFFAAAAITGGSITVEGLGTESIQGDVGFVDLLEHMGCTVERSKSSITVTGNAPLVGIDVDMNAISDTVMTLAAVALFADGPTRIRNIAHIRHKETDRIAALAAELRKLGAEVDEQPDGLMIFPPSTITPARIQTYDDHRMAMSFALVGLKAKGVTILDPGCVAKTYPGFWDDLARLG
- a CDS encoding DUF2262 domain-containing protein encodes the protein MSEHEAIDDPVLGRLRWDAVRGEWVFAFTVPSGKSVRVGITPEDSRLPLEHQGLTEIRDCVSWIVINEPSIRAFIADHMFEGWKSGWYDEEIDEVITKEGFQEAISMSGVSILEDRVATLYYNDAGLFGGHAIVLSVRGRGEHFIDEPQLWG
- a CDS encoding DUF167 domain-containing protein, yielding MITLTAHADGTVIPVVAQPGAKRPGVLGERNGALRLAVSAPPDKGKANAALATLLAEVVGCKPSAIVLLSGPTSRQKRFLISGLTPDEVRNRLAATLPSTSSTKR
- a CDS encoding YggS family pyridoxal phosphate-dependent enzyme, with amino-acid sequence MIEDRIRENLDRVRGRIAEAARRSGRAPDAVRLVAVTKKNPPERILPLIAHGQLDLGENFPQELWKKVEALADQPVRWHLIGHLQTNKAKRTAAMVHLIHSVDSLKLLRLIDALESPPAVLLQANCSGEEAKHGWSPEAMLAEAEAIASCARVPIVGLMTMAGYDTTNEEARPTFALLRDLRDQMRSRTGLDLPELSMGMSGDFEAGIEEGATLVRVGSALFEGLDAP
- a CDS encoding metallophosphoesterase, with protein sequence MPDPQRVLPLIRRAAMLSRATPGRVGSVVAIPPESVDDVMVVGDLHGNLIAFRKVLAVADLKTHPKRHLVLQELVHGDSFYPDEGGDRSHQLVDLVAALKCQFPERVHLILGNHELSELTNRPIAKNGVALNALFRAGVETAYGPMADTIIEAYHDLFRSLPLAVRCPNRVMLCHTLPDGKMLDDLDLEPLHTGVWPPSSMQRGGAVYAMTWGRDDRPETADRFAALVDADCFITGHQPCDDSFRVANHRQLIIDGTGPYPAYCLFPATEPVTVDSLKDGVRLIDLASG
- a CDS encoding ABC-F family ATP-binding cassette domain-containing protein translates to MILASASGLGRQYTGDPIFTDLAFEIRAGERIGLVGPNGAGKTTLMRLLAGIDQPDMGRLNIRQGIRVSLLKQQPDFDPNKTLFEVARSGLASLLELQDELEEAAREMAEADDDADRERASRRYTDLQDQLEHQDAYAIEHRVEEIVSGLGFKTEEFHRPAGTFSGGQQSRLMLARLLLESPDLMLLDEPTNHLDVATVSWLEAYLSRQPTGMVIVSHDRYFLDATVTKIWELFQGRVDAYPGNYSQYWKLREERAKILERRAEKQAEQAAHLQKFIDKFSAGTRATQAKDKAKKLERVMSEDIELMRNITGPPMGFDEVVRSGDVVIEAKDLGKSYDKPLFSHLNLQVQRGQCVAIMGPNGAGKSTLIKTLIGRIKPDEGEVKLGHKVTVGYYDQGLESLPADTPVLRAVWPDDDPSWVMQDVRDLLGKFGLSGDLALQTVGKLSGGEKGKAALARLAATGANLLVMDEPTNHLDIWSCDALERTIREFEGTVLVVSHDRYFLNQVADRLIVVDGGRARVVEGDYEVYRRMLDQEAETLAARQRAADDRNGSAKGGGSSTATRSADTPPKGKKKKKYPYRKAADIEREIAEVEAEMGELEHALGLSETWKDADRARAAQERYDELAESIKALYEHWEEALEYNS
- a CDS encoding excinuclease ABC subunit UvrC, whose protein sequence is MPDPSPTTDANSSSKKTAPAEEGTSALRAKIRALPKTPGVYLMKDAQGRVIYIGKAKNLRSRVGSYFVKGAETDPRIRDWIGEVVDLDHLDADSEVDALLMEARLIKDIQPRHNADLKDDKSFPYLQITTGEDFPRVNFTREPRDRGVKLYGPFPRAKGLRGAIQVLQRIFKFRTCSLDIDEDDPRWRWFRPCLLHSINQCTAPCNLRIDKETYKKDIRRLRLFLEGKKDVVLREMEDEMKEASKALQFEKAARLRDELKALQNLNLRGNLEDHAQPEVFYQDPKKGLRGLQKVLNLPTTPRTIHGVDIAHLGGTETVGSLVTFIDGLPFKPGYRRYKIKSVKGVDDYASIREVVSRRIQGLQERDEPFPDIFLIDGGKGQLNAALDAFKALGVEVPTLISLAKQAEEIYVPGRPDPIVLSRRSFALRLLQYVRDESHRFAQHYHHMLRSKRTLGDDVT